Proteins encoded together in one Etheostoma cragini isolate CJK2018 chromosome 11, CSU_Ecrag_1.0, whole genome shotgun sequence window:
- the med4 gene encoding mediator of RNA polymerase II transcription subunit 4, translated as MATVVEKSTKERLLSALDDLEVLSRELIEMLALSRTQKLPQPGEDTQILELLVQRDMEFQELMETAQQQGEVHQEMQLLEKEVEKRDSDIQQLQKQLKEAEHILATAVYQAKEKLKSIDKARKGSISSEEIIKYAHRISASNAVCAPLNWVPGDPRRPYPTDLEMRSGMLGHMANLPTNGVNGHLPGDALAAGRLPDVLTPHYPWQSSDVSIGMLPPHHGNDFGLEPPGHNKENEDDVEAMSTDSSSSSSDSD; from the exons ATGGCGACAGTTGTAGAGAAGTCAACAAAAGAGCGGCTGCTCTCTGCGTTGGATGATTTGGAGGTTTTATCCCG GGAGCTAATCGAGATGTTGGCTCTGTCCCGGACTCAGAAGCTGCCGCAGCCGGGAGAAGACACCCAG ATCCTGGAGCTGCTGGTGCAGAGGGACATGGAGTTCCAGGAATTGATGGAGACGGCTCAGCAGCAGGGTGAGGTGCACCAGGAGATGCAGCTGCTGGAGAAGGAGGTGGAGAAGAGAGACAGCGACATCCAGCAGCTGCAGAAACAGCTCAAGGAGGCCGAACACATCCTG gCCACCGCTGTTTACCAggcaaaagaaaaactcaaatcCATCGACAAAGCTAGGAAAG GGAGCATCTCTTCAGAGGAAATCATCAAGTACGCTCACAGGATCAGCGCCAGTAACGCCGTGTGTGCGCCGCTCAACTGGGTCCCAG GGGATCCACGCAGACCTTACCCAACTGACCTGGAAATGCGCAGTGGGATGCTGGGTCACATGGCCAACCTGCCGACCAATGGTGTGAACGGACATCTGCCCGGGGACGCTCTGGCTGCTGGGAGGTTGCCGG aCGTCCTGACGCCTCACTACCCCTGGCAGTCCTCGGACGTCTCCATAGGGATGCTGCCTCCTCACCATGGAAACGACTTTGGCCTGGAGCCTCCAGGACACAATAAGGAGAACGAGGACGACGTGGAGGCAATGTCGACAGATTCCTCCAGCAGCAGTAGCGACTcagactga